The proteins below are encoded in one region of Helicoverpa armigera isolate CAAS_96S chromosome 11, ASM3070526v1, whole genome shotgun sequence:
- the LOC110378074 gene encoding centrosomal protein of 135 kDa translates to MGEAYFTLKRKLEDLGYNITLPIDAVPLVECILADLLQTTRSLQHYMDLSKEALMQRDSLMMEAEPYKCDNAKLIQENNRLHKEIMKLSEESLKERKESKRKLKNLSEELIKKDLTISKLQHDLRDLSLRGLCADTLSSRNKSRRRDAEVGSSRTCICSEKRSSSSDKDLTELTQKIQSLEEKNDAYCDEIMVLKSQVENRDDEIMRLNMLLEGGRPLTAISRECCNISSNERIQNLMKDLRELESANDLLKKEIDNGLEKQHEAMLRALTLADKNKNLQEELQKVDTLALKVEEDCNKRLASMTNEVNFLQKRVEGLESRNTTLESQLTEYQLKENTPRINKLQEELALALKENESLQNEIKDLISLNKNLQDKIVKLPQVRTPSEVSDTLGRSKDKVNCPTKSELQKLLRDERNKYEIHINSVQEKMAEIMNSFNQHMLKCKDRDSSRINSSKENAFIRDLHTQLCEKEQKILMLRKEIDELKRKTCYMEENSKQNFKDVISQLNVENAELSKENILLSKQLSQYKNLNSATAQAQQHSSDRGDFVRNDIQKLKDQINELLNQIQLLKKDKQEYNLRYKEALELSEKLKMDLVFKQKEIEHLEEENCSYKMTSRNGKASTEHLKDECNFLRDQLKKLQSDVIKEKTLSSQIKNIQIETERSGHELQNELLSVQKKLSLANDKIESLEKKCKDLQSEMTSVRNDKSNLIENIRKVDQERDKLVMELDHKTETICSLEQKIKSQTYNISKLENEISDLNRKINANKVSEHKLADNETQITFLNGEILRLNKQLDTAVMENKHLQNSLADANGALKLTKIEHEKSRKEVEGLKQQLQHYVAEVRRIEELLSQKEAERSDMLEHFASLSVEANILENTNHSLESESASKTVQLQTSTSRIQGLEAKLHDKDNIIETQASRIATLQCKINSLENEVKLMAEEKTILEQNISYLKQMCSNLQSEKLNTSKGINEADSELKLYENRIKSLSNRKTKLEIENEEMKQNLATTEKLLSNARKEIVELKLVLQDATSETKSLQESVNRLTKRDEEHRESTLVEDVEFELPPIMLDEIQEGSNEDDEETNFESIQKRFTKYSHSSSTL, encoded by the exons ATGGGGGAAGCATACTTTACCCTCAAGCGTAAGCTAGAGGATCTCGGTTATAACATAACATTACCGATAGACGCTGTACCCTTGGTAGAATGTATACTAGCAGACCTTTTGCAAACCACACGCAGTTTGCAACACTACATGGATTTATCGAAAGAAGCTTTAATGCAGCGTGATTCTCTGATGATGGAAGCTGAGCCTTACAAATGTGATAATGCTAAGTTAATACAGGAAAACAATCGTCTTCACAAAGAGATTATGAAATTGTCGGAAGAAAGCCTCAAAGAGAGAAAAGAGTCCAAGAGAAAATTAAAGAATTTGTCTGAAGAGcttataaaaaaagatttaacTATTAGTAAATTACAACATGATCTAAGAGACCTAAGCCTGAGAGGATTGTGTGCTGACACTTTAAGTAGTCGCAACAAAAGTAGGAGAAGAGATGCGGAAGTTGGTTCGTCCAGAACATGCATATGTAGTGAAAAAAGGAGTTCCAGCAGTGATAAAGACCTCACAGAATTGACACAAAAGATTCAGTCCCTTGAAGAGAAGAATGATGCATATTGTGATGAAATAATGGTGCTTAAAAGTCAAGTAGAGAATAGGGATGATGAAATAATGCGCCTTAATATGTTATTAGAGGGCGGCAGGCCCTTAACTGCTATAAGCAGAGAATGTTGTAACATTAGCTCCAATGAAAGAATCCAAAACTTAATGAAAGATTTACGAGAACTAGAATCAGCTAATGATCTACTGAAGAAAGAAATTGATAATGGTTTAGAGAAACAACATGAAGCAATGCTGCGAGCATTAACTCTtgcagacaaaaataaaaatttacaagAAGAATTACAAAAAGTAGATACATTAGCTTTGAAAGTGGAAGAAGATTGTAATAAGAGACTAGCTTCAATGACAAATGAAGTTAACTTCTTGCAAAAGAGAGTAGAAGGCTTGGAGTCCAGAAATACAACGTTGGAAAGTCAACTTACAGAGTATCAGCTCAAAGAAAATACACCCAGAATAAACAAATTACAGGAAGAATTAGCATTAGCCCTAAAAGAAAATGAATCATTACAAAATGAGATCAAAGATCTGATAAGTCTTAATAAGAATTTACAAGATAAGATTGTAAAATTGCCTCAAGTCAGGACTCCATCAGAAGTGAGTGATACACTTGGACGCAGTAAAGACAAAGTAAACTGTCCAACTAAAAGTGAATTACAGAAACTCTTAAGagatgaaagaaataaatatgagaTTCATATTAATAGTGTCCAAGAAAAGATGGCTGAAATCATGAATTCCTTTAATCAGCATATGTTGAAATGTAAAGATAGAGATAGTTCTAGAATAAACAGTTCAAAAGAGAATGCATTTATAAGAGATTTACATACTCAACTATGTGAGAAAGAGCagaaaatattgatgttaagAAAAGAAATTGATGAATTGAAAAGGAAAACATGTTATATGGAGGAGAATagtaaacaaaatttcaaagatGTTATTAGTCAGTTGAATGTAGAAAATGCTGAATTGTCAAAAGAAAACATACTTCTAAGTAAGCAACTGAGTCAATACAAGAATTTGAACTCAGCAACTGCACAAGCACAGCAACACAGCAGTGACAGAGGTGATTTCGTCAGAAATGATATTCAAAAACTCAAAGatcaaataaatgaattgtTGAATCAAATTCAGTTACTGAAGAAAGATAAACAAGAATATAATTTGAGATATAAAGAAGCCCTGGAATTGTCAGAAAAATTGAAAATGGATTTAGTATTTAAACAGAAAGAGATAGAACATCTGGAAGAAGAAAACTGTTCTTATAAAATGACCAGTAGAAATGGCAAAGCTTCTACAGAACATCTTAAGGACGAATGTAATTTCTTGAGAGATCAGTTGAAGAAACTGCAATCAGATGTTATTAAAGAGAAAACACtttcaagtcaaataaaaaatattcagattgaAACAGAAAGGAGTGGTCACGAGTTACAAAATGAGCTTCTGAGTGTACAGAAGAAACTTAGTTTAGCTAATGACAAGATAGAGTCCCTGGAAAAGAAGTGCAAAGACTTACAATCTGAAATGACAAGCGTAAGGAATGACAAATCAAATCTTATTGAGAACATCAGAAAAGTTGATCAGGAAAGAGATAAATTGGTAATGGAACTGGATCACAAAACTGAAACTATATGTTCGCTGGAACAAAAGATTAAATCTCAGacatataatataagtaaattagaaaatgaaatctcagatttgaatagaaaaataaatgctaACAAAGTGTCAGAACACAAATTAGCTGATAATGAAACACAAATTACATTCCTTAATGGTGAAATTTTAAGACTGAACAAACAACTTGACACTGCTGTTATGGAAAATAAGCACCTGCAAAATAGTTTAGCTGATGCTAATGGTGCACTAAAACTTACAAAGATAGAGCATGAAAAATCGCGAAAAGAAGTAGAAGGCTTAAAACAACAACTGCAGCACTATGTTGCTGAAGTCAGGCGTATTGAAGAGTTATTATCGCAAAAAGAAGCTGAAAGGTCTGATATGTTAGAACATTTTGCTAGCCTCTCAGTAGAAgctaatattttagaaaatacaaATCACTCTCTTGAAAGTGAGTCAGCTTCTAAAACAGTACAGTTGCAAACCTCAACTAGCAGGATCCAAGGCTTGGAGGCTAAACTACATGACAAGGACAATATAATTGAGACACAAGCATCTCGTATAGCTACTTTgcagtgtaaaataaattcattggAAAATGAAGTCAAACTCATGGCTGAAGAGAAAACTATACTTGAGCAAAACATTTCTTATTTGAAACAAATGTGCAGTAATTTGCAATCTGAGAAATTAAACACAAGTAAAGGAATTAATGAAGCAGATTCAGAGTTAAAGCTTTATGAGAATAGAATAAAAAGTCTTTCTAATAGGAAGACCAAGCTTGAAATAGAAAATGAAGAGATGAAACAAAACTTGGCTACAACAGAGAAGTTGTTATCAAATGCTAGAAAAGAGATAGTAGAGCTCAAGTTAGTATTGCAAGATGCTACCTCAGAAACTAAATCTTTGCAAGAGAGTGTCAATAGATTAACCAAAAGAGATGAAGAACATCGAGAg tctacTTTAGTGGAAGATGTTGAATTTGAACTACCACCGATTATGCTTGACGAGATCCAGGAGGGCAGTAATGAGGATGATGAAGAAACTAATTTTGAGAGCATCCAGAAAAGGTTTACAAAGTATTCTCACAGTAGCAGCACTCTGTAA
- the LOC110378075 gene encoding transmembrane protein 170A, which yields MYDMLSEFRVSEFDSFVDILKLTPGDPLNTFGEMWYPVFLWSLFSSVFVHTCAALVAFGTLRKHKYGKFFPVLLIVMGVVSPVTSGVATSAAVAFIYRAANLTMPPIHAMIWGIGQTVLGAGMGFTRILATL from the coding sequence ATGTATGACATGTTGTCCGAGTTTCGAGTATCGGAATTTGATTCTTTCGTGGATATACTGAAATTGACTCCTGGTGACCCTTTAAATACGTTTGGTGAGATGTGGTACCCCGTGTTCCTGTGGTCGTTGTTCTCTTCGGTGTTTGTGCATACGTGTGCGGCGCTCGTCGCCTTCGGAACTTTAAGGAAGCACAAGTACGGAAAGTTCTTCCCTGTGTTGTTGATTGTGATGGGTGTAGTGAGTCCTGTGACTTCAGGCGTCGCCACTAGTGCCGCAGTCGCGTTCATATACCGCGCCGCGAACCTTACCATGCCCCCTATACATGCAATGATCTGGGGCATCGGACAGACTGTACTGGGAGCAGGGATGGGTTTCACAAGGATTCTGGCTACTTTGTAA
- the LOC135117489 gene encoding nucleolar GTP-binding protein 2, giving the protein MGKVRSAPGAPRKQGFNKGAHSMNPDRPTEGLKGVAKPRTKATIKRLQMYRNFKAKRDKTGKILTPAPFQGWLPSGTQARVEPSQKWFGNSRVISQNALQKFQDEFGAAVRNPYQVIMKPTNLPITLLNEKAKNARVHLLDTEGFDKTFGPKKQRKRVNLKFSDLNTLSKAVEENIENYDESKDIDRVREDTGVKEGQRDWVFGAGMSRRIWNELYKVIDSSDVLLQVLDARDPMGTRSPYVEKFLRDEKKHKHLIFILNKVDLVPNWVTQRWVAILSAEYPTIAFHASMTHPFGKGSLINLLRQFAKLHIDKKQISVGLIGYPNVGKSSVINTLRSKKVCKVAPIAGETKVWQYITLMRRIFLIDCPGIVYPSAETDTEKVLKGVVRVELVQNPEDYIEEVIKRVRKEYLVKTYKVDAWDTATEFLEKLAARTGKLLKKGEPDVSQVARMVLNDWQRGKLPFYVAPEGFEVPLSKQQKEDEPESKTPNADENKEGAVAETKEDADQETEDNPDKPVYINKLIVAQDFAKIRVGLQFDNDDDVKPLEKLEIPKELQGIDDENENDESKSVNGDNNVEDPDSSDISDFYSEDENNCSDVEDYLTHDAETVKELKRKKLEAASGEFTVEEIKQAGKKRKAGGKDTGVKKLTAKARRALERAQKRTKTGSNFYEVSNVKNRNRSKKPHV; this is encoded by the coding sequence ATGGGGAAAGTACGTTCAGCACCGGGTGCCCCCCGGAAACAAGGGTTCAATAAAGGTGCACATTCCATGAACCCAGATAGACCGACTGAAGGATTAAAAGGAGTTGCAAAGCCCAGGACCAAAGCAACTATCAAAAGGCTTCAGATGTACAGGAATTTCAAAGCGAAGAGGGACAAAACTGGAAAAATTTTAACACCTGCACCATTTCAAGGTTGGTTGCCATCAGGAACACAGGCTCGTGTGGAACCCAGTCAAAAGTGGTTCGGTAATTCACGCGTGATCTCGCAGAATGCTCTACAGAAATTCCAGGATGAATTTGGAGCTGCTGTAAGAAACCCTTACCAAGTGATAATGAAACCTACCAATTTGCCTATCACACTGCTCAATGAGAAGGCTAAAAATGCTAGAGTACATTTGCTTGACACAGAGGGATTTGACAAAACATTTGGACCAAAGAAACAAAGGAAGCGTGTTAATTTAAAGTTTAGCGACTTAAATACATTGTCAAAGGCTGTAGAGgaaaacattgaaaattatgATGAAAGTAAAGATATAGACAGGGTTCGTGAAGACACAGGAGTCAAAGAGGGACAGAGAGACTGGGTATTTGGAGCTGGAATGAGCAGGAGGATTTGGAATGAGTTGTACAAAGTAATTGACTCTTCCGATGTGCTTTTACAAGTGCTGGATGCTCGAGACCCCATGGGTACCCGTTCGCCTTATGTGGAGAAATTCCTCCGAGATGAAAAGAAGCACAAGCATCTCATATTCATTTTAAACAAAGTTGATTTAGTACCTAACTGGGTGACACAGCGCTGGGTGGCTATTCTTAGTGCTGAATACCCAACCATTGCCTTCCATGCTTCAATGACACATCCCTTTGGAAAAGGCTCACTCATTAACCTTTTGCGTCAGTTTGCTAAATTGCATATTGATAAGAAACAAATCAGTGTGGGATTGATTGGGTACCCCAATGTTGGTAAATCATCTGTCATTAATACTTTGCGATCAAAGAAAGTATGTAAGGTAGCTCCTATTGCTGGTGAAACTAAGGTGTGGCAGTATATCACCTTGATGaggagaatatttttaattgattgccCTGGTATTGTTTATCCTTCTGCTGAAACAGACACAGAGAAAGTTCTCAAAGGAGTAGTAAGGGTTGAATTAGTTCAAAATCCTGAAGATTACATTGAAGAAGTGATCAAGAGAGTAAGGAAAGAATATTTAGTTAAAACCTACAAAGTAGATGCTTGGGATACTGCTACTGAATTCCTGGAGAAACTAGCTGCAAGGACAGGAAAGTTGTTAAAGAAGGGAGAGCCTGATGTCAGCCAGGTTGCCCGGATGGTTCTTAATGATTGGCAAAGAGGTAAACTTCCATTTTATGTGGCACCAGAAGGTTTTGAAGTGCCACTTTCAAAGCAGCAGAAAGAGGATGAGCCTGAAAGTAAAACGCCTAATGCAGATGAAAATAAAGAAGGTGCTGTTGCAGAGACAAAAGAAGACGCAGATCAAGAAACTGAAGATAATCCAGATAAACCAGTTTACATCAATAAACTCATTGTTGCTCAAGACTTTGCTAAAATTAGGGTTGGCCTTCAatttgataatgatgatgatgttaagcCACTTGAGAAATTGGAAATACCTAAAGAGCTTCAAGGAATAGATGATGAAAATGAGAATGATGAATCTAAAAGCGTTAATGGCGACAATAATGTTGAGGACCCTGACTCGTCAGATATTAGTGACTTTTATAGTGAAGACGAAAACAATTGTAGTGATGTAGAAGATTACCTGACACATGATGCAGAAACAGTAAAGGAACTGAAACGTAAGAAACTTGAGGCTGCAAGTGGAGAGTTCACAGTCGAAGAAATTAAACAAGCTGGCAAGAAACGCAAGGCAGGTGGAAAAGACACTGGTGTTAAGAAATTGACAGCAAAAGCAAGGCGCGCCTTGGAAAGAGCACAAAAACGCACCAAAACTGGAAGCAACTTCTACGAAGTATCTAATGTCAAAAACAGGAATAGGTCCAAAAAGCCACatgtttga